One genomic region from Vicinamibacteria bacterium encodes:
- a CDS encoding sigma-54-dependent Fis family transcriptional regulator, with protein sequence MAPQDPQGSAVRTEATLDPHRPLASAALASGRLLALYEIGRELLEQRQPPAVLKRILDLLVEHLRPDRACVLVLAADGALLPLSTHNLDLTPPSDRWPLSHTVLRHVLEGGLALLASDVRQDTQFGEAESIQRFRIRSVLCVPLGRDPVRGVVYLDNRSDVHPFTREDLEFLTAASLYASLVLARTEEHLRTSEALESTGERLEALEGELLRHRIVGRAPALLKIYDDLRRFARSGARVMLRGETGTGKELFARAYAAHSDRTRGPYVPVTIPALAPSLVESELFGHVRGAFTEATRDKKGRLELAHGGVLFLDEVGDIDPGIQTKLLRFLDSGEVYRVGDTVARRIDVRLVSATNRPLEKDVEGGRFRADLLARLGHEIVIPPLRERPEDIPLLVAHFLGLHDRGAGRKVFAEETLEILKRHGWPFNVRELQQVVERAVCLVDHQVVAAGDLPEYILREARASPTSAPPPDQQGPPVPLRRVVDEAARSHILRALDYTKGNRRRAIELLQISPETFYRRLEELGLHKKSTENS encoded by the coding sequence GTGGCCCCACAAGATCCCCAAGGGAGCGCGGTGCGAACCGAGGCCACCCTGGACCCGCACCGGCCGCTGGCCTCGGCGGCCCTCGCTTCCGGACGGCTCCTCGCCCTTTATGAGATCGGGCGCGAGCTTCTTGAGCAGCGCCAACCCCCGGCCGTCCTGAAGCGCATCCTCGACCTCCTTGTCGAGCATCTGCGACCGGATCGGGCCTGCGTCCTCGTTCTGGCGGCCGACGGCGCGTTGCTTCCCCTCTCCACGCACAACCTCGACCTCACGCCGCCCTCCGACCGGTGGCCCTTGAGCCACACCGTCCTCCGTCACGTCCTCGAGGGTGGGTTGGCGCTCCTCGCCTCCGACGTCCGGCAGGACACGCAATTTGGGGAGGCGGAGAGCATCCAGCGCTTCCGGATCCGCTCCGTTCTCTGCGTGCCCCTCGGCCGGGACCCCGTGCGCGGCGTCGTCTACCTCGACAACCGCAGCGACGTGCATCCCTTCACCCGCGAGGATCTGGAGTTCCTGACCGCGGCTTCGCTCTACGCCTCCCTGGTGTTAGCGAGAACGGAGGAGCACCTCCGAACGTCCGAGGCCCTGGAGTCGACGGGCGAGCGTCTGGAGGCCCTCGAGGGCGAGCTGCTACGGCACCGGATCGTCGGCCGGGCCCCGGCCTTACTCAAGATCTACGACGACCTTCGGCGCTTTGCCCGGTCGGGAGCCCGGGTCATGCTCCGGGGGGAGACGGGCACGGGCAAGGAGTTATTCGCCCGCGCCTACGCCGCCCACAGCGACCGCACGCGGGGGCCCTACGTCCCGGTCACGATTCCCGCCCTCGCCCCGAGCCTCGTGGAGTCGGAGCTCTTCGGCCACGTGCGCGGGGCCTTCACCGAGGCCACCCGAGACAAGAAAGGCCGGCTCGAACTGGCCCACGGCGGCGTCTTGTTCCTCGACGAAGTCGGCGACATCGACCCCGGGATCCAGACCAAGCTCCTGCGCTTTCTCGATTCGGGCGAGGTGTATCGGGTGGGCGACACGGTCGCGCGGCGGATCGACGTCCGCCTCGTATCCGCCACCAATCGGCCGCTCGAAAAGGACGTGGAGGGGGGCCGGTTTCGTGCGGACCTCCTAGCCCGGCTCGGCCACGAAATCGTGATCCCCCCGCTGCGCGAGCGGCCCGAGGACATCCCGCTGCTGGTCGCGCACTTCCTTGGCCTCCACGACCGCGGGGCGGGGCGGAAGGTCTTTGCCGAAGAGACTCTGGAGATCTTGAAGCGCCACGGGTGGCCCTTCAACGTCCGGGAGCTGCAGCAGGTGGTCGAGCGTGCGGTTTGCCTGGTCGATCACCAGGTTGTTGCCGCGGGCGACCTTCCTGAATACATTCTGCGGGAGGCGCGGGCCTCCCCGACATCGGCTCCGCCCCCCGACCAGCAGGGCCCGCCCGTTCCGTTGCGCCGCGTCGTGGACGAGGCCGCGCGGAGCCACATCCTGCGGGCGCTCGACTACACCAAGGGCAACCGGCGACGAGCGATCGAGCTGCTACAGATTTCGCCCGAGACCTTCTACCGGCGCCTCGAGGAGCTGGGCCTCCACAAGAAGAGCACCGAAAACTCGTAG
- a CDS encoding tetratricopeptide repeat protein: MPALEEVSALHRPTPVETQTNVDLARRLAPGTLVGARYRISGQLGVGGMGVVYKARDEELGTDIAIKVLRPDLGTNPEWISRFRRELVLAREVTHKNVVRIHDIGESEGLRFLTMSLVEGRSLLDVLGESGPLPVDRALNIFRQVAEALQQAHDAGIVHRDMKPGNILLGPNDVAYITDFGVARSLEHDALTRSGSIVGTLDYLSPEQVAGGPLDARSDIYALGIVLFEMITNQLPFNAGSQAEALAQRLTGRPRDIDETGVQVPGYVGNIIRRCLERNRGRRYSSVRELVADLDAKRASGRIRLPRTAVALGLVLLAVAIAAVYRPWIGGQRAGSLGAARAPTTEAAPVSVAVLPLADETGDPALAWTASGVAEMLAGHLAETPQLRVLDSGRVARTLQDLALASATKDEASLKRVAELLEVNRLVTGTVRRAGTTLRVDLSLVSPSGAEAVASRTISAETTDAAGLFRLVGELGERLRGELGAPRPSSRPLPEPQTASLEAAKAYREGRERLTVGDSVGAAPSFERALRADPGFAAALLGLSEAYQALGYHEKALAASEKAAGTVGSAETRLAWRVRARLALLRGDLSEAEKAYAELVTRYPNDTEALLDLAAAQASQGAIAKAVLTLKRVTELDRSDPRGWFLLGKNMILAGDARKAVTDPLVRALALMTQLENGQGQGDVLNAMGVAHQRLGEYPQALARYAEAAAVRKKVGDKRGAAVSLKNRASVHLAMGRFAEAEPDLLGAREVYVKIGDRKGLADVWNDFGSLYEGRGEYREAQKAYQEALRLRRELGDDQKLAQSYDNVGYIFFLEGERDNAFVYWQQALDLRRKIGDKAGIVVSTQNMGFLQIAQGHWPEAMKSFLEALDRAREIDFAKALAVSHGNIGLLHQYEGRYTAASSAYAEALKILKRLDDKRGLAEFTIKEAMALIELGRLGDAQAKLDAASAWVQETGNREQSADFQTAVGELQLARGEVAEAGKAFTEAVKLATASGSRVAILRARIAKGGGLLALGDVAGAASELASSVRDAETVGDVILLIRGLESLARAELARGRLPQAEDAARRALKVAERSGWGAGLYRLHALVGRLQEKKGNAAGAMAAYRESARSLLVLSEGLGPELRSSLASVSAAHEVEAWLAAHPRTAGR; encoded by the coding sequence ATGCCCGCCTTGGAAGAGGTCTCCGCCCTGCACCGGCCAACCCCTGTGGAAACCCAAACCAACGTAGACCTCGCCCGGCGCCTCGCCCCCGGTACGCTGGTAGGGGCCCGCTACCGAATCTCCGGCCAGCTCGGCGTGGGCGGCATGGGCGTGGTCTACAAGGCCCGAGACGAGGAGCTGGGCACGGACATCGCCATCAAGGTGCTCCGACCCGACCTGGGCACGAATCCGGAGTGGATTAGCCGCTTCCGCCGAGAGCTGGTCCTGGCCCGCGAGGTCACCCACAAGAACGTCGTACGCATCCATGACATCGGGGAGAGCGAGGGGCTGCGCTTCCTGACCATGAGCTTGGTGGAGGGGCGCTCCCTCCTCGATGTCCTCGGGGAGAGCGGACCGCTCCCCGTCGATCGCGCCTTGAACATCTTCCGACAGGTGGCGGAGGCCCTGCAGCAGGCCCACGACGCGGGCATCGTTCACCGCGACATGAAGCCGGGAAACATCCTCCTCGGCCCCAACGACGTCGCCTACATCACGGACTTCGGCGTCGCGCGTTCCTTGGAGCACGACGCCCTGACCCGCTCCGGGTCCATCGTGGGCACGCTGGATTACCTCTCCCCGGAGCAGGTGGCGGGCGGCCCCCTAGACGCCCGCAGTGATATCTACGCCCTGGGCATTGTCCTCTTCGAGATGATCACCAACCAGCTTCCCTTCAATGCGGGCTCGCAAGCCGAGGCCCTCGCCCAGCGGCTCACGGGGCGGCCGCGCGACATCGACGAGACCGGTGTTCAGGTGCCCGGTTACGTGGGCAACATCATCCGGCGCTGCCTGGAGCGCAACCGGGGGCGGCGATACTCCAGCGTGCGAGAGCTGGTCGCGGACCTGGACGCAAAGCGTGCCTCTGGCCGCATCCGTCTCCCCCGGACCGCGGTGGCCCTGGGGCTGGTCCTGCTGGCGGTGGCAATCGCAGCCGTCTACCGCCCCTGGATTGGCGGGCAGAGGGCGGGCTCCCTGGGCGCGGCCCGCGCGCCCACTACGGAAGCGGCTCCCGTGAGCGTGGCCGTCCTGCCCCTGGCCGACGAGACCGGCGACCCCGCCCTCGCCTGGACGGCCTCGGGGGTGGCCGAGATGCTCGCGGGCCACTTGGCGGAGACCCCCCAGCTTCGCGTCCTCGACTCGGGGCGTGTGGCGCGGACCCTGCAGGATCTGGCCTTGGCCTCCGCTACCAAGGACGAGGCCTCCTTGAAGCGTGTGGCCGAGCTGCTCGAGGTCAATCGTCTGGTGACCGGTACTGTCCGTCGCGCCGGGACCACGTTGCGGGTGGATCTGAGTCTTGTGTCGCCGAGCGGCGCCGAGGCGGTCGCGTCGCGGACGATCAGCGCCGAGACCACGGACGCGGCAGGCCTCTTCCGGCTGGTGGGGGAGCTGGGGGAGCGGCTGCGCGGCGAGCTGGGCGCGCCCCGGCCGTCCAGCCGGCCTCTGCCCGAGCCGCAGACGGCTTCTCTGGAGGCGGCGAAGGCCTATCGGGAAGGGCGGGAACGGCTCACCGTGGGCGACTCGGTAGGGGCGGCGCCGAGCTTCGAGCGGGCCTTGCGGGCGGATCCCGGCTTTGCCGCTGCCCTCTTGGGCCTCAGCGAGGCCTACCAGGCTCTCGGCTACCACGAGAAGGCCTTGGCCGCCTCAGAAAAGGCCGCCGGAACCGTCGGCTCTGCGGAGACGCGCCTCGCCTGGCGTGTGCGCGCGCGGCTCGCCCTCCTCCGGGGCGACTTGTCGGAGGCGGAGAAGGCCTACGCGGAGCTGGTCACGCGGTACCCGAACGACACCGAAGCCCTCCTCGACCTAGCCGCGGCCCAGGCCAGCCAAGGCGCGATCGCCAAGGCCGTCCTGACCTTGAAGCGAGTCACCGAGCTCGATCGGAGTGACCCCCGCGGCTGGTTCCTCCTGGGCAAGAACATGATCCTCGCCGGGGACGCGCGCAAGGCCGTGACCGACCCTCTGGTTCGAGCCCTCGCCCTCATGACCCAGCTCGAAAACGGACAGGGCCAGGGCGATGTGCTCAATGCCATGGGCGTGGCTCACCAGCGCCTCGGCGAATACCCCCAGGCCCTGGCGAGGTACGCGGAGGCGGCCGCCGTCCGGAAGAAGGTGGGCGACAAGCGGGGAGCGGCCGTGAGCCTCAAGAACCGCGCGAGCGTCCACTTGGCCATGGGCCGCTTCGCGGAGGCGGAGCCCGACTTGCTCGGCGCCCGCGAGGTTTACGTCAAGATCGGCGACCGGAAAGGGCTCGCCGACGTCTGGAACGATTTCGGCAGCCTCTACGAGGGACGCGGGGAGTACCGCGAGGCGCAAAAGGCGTATCAGGAGGCCCTGCGGCTCCGCCGCGAGCTCGGGGACGACCAGAAGCTGGCCCAGAGCTACGACAATGTCGGGTATATCTTCTTCCTGGAAGGGGAGCGAGACAACGCGTTTGTCTACTGGCAGCAAGCCCTCGACCTGCGTCGAAAGATCGGCGACAAGGCCGGCATCGTCGTCTCCACCCAGAACATGGGTTTCCTCCAGATCGCCCAGGGCCACTGGCCGGAGGCCATGAAGTCGTTTCTGGAGGCCCTGGATCGGGCCCGCGAGATCGACTTCGCCAAAGCCCTCGCCGTCTCCCACGGAAACATCGGGCTGCTCCACCAGTATGAGGGCCGCTACACCGCCGCTTCGTCGGCCTACGCGGAGGCCCTCAAGATCCTCAAGCGGCTGGACGACAAGCGCGGCCTGGCCGAGTTCACGATCAAGGAGGCCATGGCCCTGATCGAGCTGGGTCGCTTAGGCGATGCTCAGGCCAAGCTCGACGCGGCGTCGGCCTGGGTGCAGGAGACCGGAAACCGCGAGCAGTCGGCGGACTTCCAGACCGCGGTCGGGGAGTTGCAGCTTGCCCGGGGCGAGGTGGCAGAGGCCGGGAAGGCCTTCACGGAGGCGGTGAAGCTGGCCACCGCGAGCGGGAGCCGGGTGGCCATCCTCCGGGCCCGGATCGCCAAGGGGGGGGGCCTCCTGGCGCTGGGTGACGTCGCGGGGGCGGCTTCGGAACTCGCTTCGTCCGTGCGCGATGCCGAGACCGTGGGCGATGTGATCCTGCTCATTCGTGGTTTGGAGTCCCTGGCCAGGGCCGAGTTGGCCCGGGGGCGGCTGCCCCAGGCTGAGGACGCCGCGCGTCGGGCGCTGAAGGTGGCGGAACGATCCGGGTGGGGGGCGGGGCTCTACAGACTCCACGCCCTCGTCGGCCGCCTGCAAGAGAAGAAGGGCAACGCGGCCGGGGCCATGGCCGCCTATCGCGAGAGTGCTCGCTCCCTTTTGGTGCTAAGCGAAGGCTTGGGACCGGAGCTGCGCTCGTCCCTCGCCTCCGTTTCTGCCGCGCACGAGGTCGAGGCCTGGCTGGCCGCCCATCCACGGACCGCGGGACGCTGA
- a CDS encoding FHA domain-containing protein, which yields MPGKLTLYPPQRASRFLILRDEESLEIGRDTTCDLVLEDARVSKRQARLRWTGGGWALEDVGSKNGTLVNGKDPAGAALQDGDWISLGGLMARFERLTAAQAATLDSQRLARLQTSAEMRRRLSGDLEPIDLLLRFLESAMEVTQTERGFVLVAGPGGRLRPEVAAGFSVGDLWEERFRGSVGAVKQALEVRGPVVVSDAHADPRLGKRPSVVAQGIGCLACVPLRHEENIIGVIYVDSRKLGPAFTAMDIQILEALADYTASVLAEALLHRRNTPPNPPPAQRLVAELQQRIDELLPAV from the coding sequence ATGCCCGGAAAGCTGACTCTCTATCCTCCCCAGCGGGCGTCCCGGTTTCTGATCCTCCGGGACGAAGAGTCCCTGGAGATCGGGCGCGATACCACCTGCGACCTCGTGCTCGAGGATGCGCGGGTCTCAAAGCGTCAGGCGCGCTTGCGCTGGACGGGTGGGGGCTGGGCCCTCGAGGATGTGGGAAGCAAGAACGGTACCTTGGTGAACGGCAAGGACCCCGCCGGGGCCGCGCTCCAGGACGGCGATTGGATCAGCCTGGGGGGACTGATGGCGCGCTTCGAACGCCTGACCGCGGCCCAGGCCGCCACTCTCGATTCACAGCGGCTCGCGCGGCTCCAGACCTCCGCCGAAATGCGGCGCCGGCTCAGCGGCGACCTCGAGCCGATTGACCTTCTCCTGCGCTTCCTGGAATCGGCCATGGAGGTGACCCAGACCGAGCGCGGCTTCGTCCTGGTGGCCGGTCCCGGGGGGCGGCTTCGGCCTGAGGTGGCGGCCGGCTTCTCGGTGGGTGATCTGTGGGAGGAGCGCTTCCGGGGCAGCGTGGGAGCGGTGAAGCAGGCGCTCGAGGTCCGGGGGCCCGTGGTCGTCTCCGACGCCCATGCGGATCCCCGTTTGGGGAAGCGGCCGAGCGTGGTGGCCCAGGGCATCGGCTGCCTGGCCTGCGTCCCCCTTCGTCACGAGGAGAACATCATCGGCGTGATCTACGTGGACAGCCGAAAGCTGGGCCCGGCCTTCACCGCCATGGATATTCAGATCCTGGAGGCGCTGGCCGACTACACGGCCAGCGTGTTGGCGGAAGCCCTCCTCCACCGAAGAAACACCCCCCCCAACCCCCCACCGGCTCAACGGCTGGTCGCCGAGCTCCAGCAGCGGATTGACGAGCTTCTTCCCGCGGTCTGA
- a CDS encoding DUF6689 family protein: MRKILTTGLFLMLGAPGAFAQLPLPIPTPPPILTTPIPIVLTVSGNQAQADIDLGGGFEVDLTITFENVVGLTPSALSVSAMVVNPLDPALLARLPGLFQVSVPGAFPVLLQINPNASSGLTFEGLYKVSLHTHNLQLDAAVPLALVKAPDGGPFRDVTLYEGRGSYRVDGGGGDFSEFLIVIDVRPIDTVIADKFNYLQGLLNTYGGSMPSAVLTTLQGQLSQALASYQGGLITQAISQTNAFSDYVRAHSGDDIPDIWRAQDPSRVDVAGLLRVGAGTLSFSLDRKTNAQGLCIP, from the coding sequence ATGCGGAAGATTCTGACAACGGGGCTATTTCTCATGCTGGGCGCGCCGGGCGCCTTCGCCCAGCTCCCACTCCCAATCCCAACTCCGCCCCCGATCCTTACGACCCCCATCCCGATCGTGCTGACGGTCTCCGGGAACCAAGCCCAAGCGGACATCGATCTGGGGGGGGGGTTCGAGGTTGACCTCACGATTACCTTCGAGAACGTCGTCGGACTGACGCCGAGCGCCCTCAGCGTCTCGGCGATGGTGGTGAACCCCTTGGATCCGGCGCTGCTCGCCCGACTTCCGGGCCTTTTCCAGGTGAGTGTGCCCGGTGCCTTCCCGGTGCTTCTGCAGATCAACCCCAACGCCTCGAGCGGCCTGACCTTCGAGGGTCTTTATAAGGTATCTCTGCACACCCACAACCTCCAGCTCGACGCCGCGGTGCCGCTGGCCCTCGTCAAGGCGCCGGACGGTGGCCCCTTCCGGGACGTTACCCTGTACGAGGGGAGGGGCAGCTATCGGGTTGACGGGGGCGGGGGGGACTTTTCGGAGTTCCTGATCGTGATCGATGTCCGGCCGATTGACACCGTCATCGCGGACAAGTTCAACTACCTGCAGGGCCTCCTCAACACCTACGGGGGCTCGATGCCGAGCGCCGTGCTCACCACGCTGCAGGGCCAGCTCTCGCAGGCGCTCGCCTCGTACCAGGGAGGGTTGATTACGCAGGCGATCAGCCAGACCAACGCCTTCTCGGACTACGTGAGGGCGCACAGCGGCGACGACATCCCCGACATCTGGCGGGCCCAAGACCCCTCGCGGGTCGACGTCGCCGGCCTCCTGCGGGTCGGAGCGGGCACGCTGAGCTTCAGCCTCGACCGGAAGACGAACGCGCAGGGTCTGTGTATTCCTTAA
- a CDS encoding sigma-54 dependent transcriptional regulator, which produces MVDDDDSTRGHLSVLLSGLGYGVAVSPSGDEAISRLASGHLPAAVMLDLVMPGMGGLDVLDHIKSTYPQIPVVILSSLGQIKTVVDAMNRGASDYLVKPVQEAELTIALESALEKQRLRDEVRVLRRRLDQYDPAEFLSSSPRMLKLKEIARQVADTDAPVLVLGETGVGKELLVRYIHEQSPRHDKPFIKVNCAALPHDLLESELFGYERGAFSGAVRDKPGKFELAHKGSILLDEIAEMSPHVQAKLLHVLQDGEYSRLGARHSSRVDSRVFASTNIPLERAVAEGKFRQDLYFRVNVIRMEVPPLRERPEDIPLLANAFLRRYLERYSSPAREIPPELAEAFRRHTWPGNVRELDNAVRRFAILPDVNLALDELSKMRPEVREAPSAEDLSLKTIASQAAERAEQEVVRRALAETRWNRREAARRLRISYKALLNKIKKWQLEAEAPTLASPPDTAPAKGTRGAE; this is translated from the coding sequence TTGGTTGACGACGACGACAGCACCCGCGGCCACCTCTCCGTGCTCCTTTCGGGGCTAGGCTACGGGGTGGCCGTGAGCCCGTCCGGGGACGAGGCGATCTCCCGGCTGGCCTCCGGCCACCTCCCCGCGGCCGTCATGCTCGACCTAGTCATGCCCGGAATGGGCGGCCTCGACGTCCTCGACCACATCAAGTCAACCTATCCGCAGATCCCCGTGGTGATTCTCTCCTCTCTGGGTCAGATCAAGACGGTAGTGGACGCCATGAACCGTGGGGCTTCCGACTACTTGGTCAAGCCGGTTCAAGAGGCCGAGCTCACGATCGCTCTCGAGAGCGCCCTGGAAAAGCAGCGTCTGCGGGATGAGGTTCGGGTGCTCCGGCGTCGGCTCGACCAGTACGACCCCGCCGAGTTCCTCTCCTCGAGCCCAAGAATGTTGAAGCTCAAGGAGATCGCCCGGCAGGTGGCGGATACCGACGCCCCTGTGCTCGTGCTCGGGGAGACGGGCGTGGGCAAGGAGCTTCTTGTCCGGTACATCCACGAGCAGTCCCCCCGTCACGACAAGCCCTTTATCAAGGTGAACTGCGCGGCCCTCCCCCATGACCTGCTGGAGTCCGAGCTCTTCGGCTACGAGCGGGGAGCCTTCTCGGGGGCCGTGCGCGACAAGCCCGGGAAGTTCGAGCTGGCCCACAAGGGCTCGATCCTGCTCGACGAGATCGCGGAGATGAGCCCGCACGTGCAGGCCAAACTTCTGCACGTCCTCCAGGACGGGGAGTACAGCCGTCTAGGCGCTCGGCACTCCAGCCGGGTCGACTCCCGGGTCTTCGCTTCGACGAATATTCCCTTGGAGAGGGCGGTCGCGGAAGGGAAATTCCGCCAGGATCTGTATTTCCGGGTGAACGTCATCCGTATGGAAGTTCCTCCTCTGCGCGAGAGGCCGGAGGACATCCCCCTCCTGGCCAATGCGTTTCTTCGCCGCTACCTCGAGCGCTACTCGAGCCCGGCGCGGGAGATCCCGCCCGAGCTGGCGGAGGCGTTCCGGCGCCACACCTGGCCGGGCAACGTGCGCGAACTCGACAACGCAGTGCGGCGCTTCGCCATCTTGCCGGACGTGAACCTGGCGCTGGACGAGCTCTCCAAGATGCGGCCGGAAGTCCGAGAGGCGCCGTCCGCAGAGGACCTCTCCCTGAAGACGATCGCGTCCCAGGCCGCGGAGAGGGCGGAACAGGAGGTCGTGCGTCGCGCCCTGGCTGAGACCCGGTGGAACCGCCGGGAGGCGGCGCGCCGGCTCCGGATCTCCTACAAGGCGCTACTCAACAAGATCAAGAAGTGGCAGCTCGAGGCGGAGGCGCCCACGCTGGCCTCCCCACCCGACACGGCACCGGCCAAGGGGACGCGCGGCGCCGAGTGA